The sequence below is a genomic window from Paracoccus sp. MA.
GCTGCATGTAGAAGCTGGTCTTCTGCTGGCGCTGCGCGTTCAGCATCCGCGCATCGTAGATGCGCAGCGTCATCATGTGGCGCAGCCCGGTCAGCAGGTCCTCGGGGGTGATGTCCAGCGCCTCGGCCCATGGCCCCACCGCCTGCCCCTCGCGGTTCAGCACCCGGATGATGGTGAAGGCCAGGTCGCGGATCTCCTCGGGATCCACATCGACCGGCGGCCGGCGCACCGTGCCGGCGCGCGGGATCGCGACATGCGAGAAATCCGGCTGCCCGCCGGGCCGCACCTCGGGCTCGGGGACCACCAGGCTCAGCGGCGGATAGTCATTCGGGTCTGGCGTCTCCATCGGCACCTCCTTTGCCTCGGGGAACTGGTCAGGGGCGGGTCCGGCCGCGCGTCGCGCCGCGGATCGCGGCCGCCGGGGCGATCCGCGGCGGGCGGACGGCGGCGGCAGAACTGACGATTTGCAGGCTTTCCATATCGCTCCTCCCACAGGGATGATGCCACAAATCCTTGCAAAATTTCCTTTCTTTATTTCTGCCTCTAAGCAAGAATGCAAAAGATTCTTTTGGCAATACCGTGATACGATGAGCGAAGCTTCTGCCCCGCGCCCGCTGGACGCGACCGACCTCCGGATCCTGCGGGCGCTGAGTCGCGACGGCAGGCTGTCGAACAGCCAGCTGGCCGAAACGGTCGGCCTGTCGCCCAGCCCCTGCTGGCAGCGCACCCGCCGGCTGGAGGCCGAGGGCGTCATCAAGGGCTATGCCGCCATCCTGGACCAGTCGCGCCTCGGCGCCGCCGAGACCGTCATCATCGAGATCACGCTGGAACGGCACGACGACAAGGGGCTGGAGGAATTCGGCCGCGCCATGGCCGCCATCCCCGAGGTGCAGGAGGTCTGGCTGACCACCGGCGCCTACGACTATCTGCTGAAGGTGGCGGTCAGCGGCACCCGGGGATACGAGGAATTCCTGCGCCGCAAGCTTTATCGGGTGCCGGGCATCCGGCATGCCCGCTCGATCTTCACCCTGCGCTGCCTGAAAGAGCGGGGCAGCATCCTGCCCCTGCTGGCCGAGGCGGAGTAAGCCCGCGCCGCGAAGGCGGGCAGCAGGCGGGGCCTTTCCTTGCCGCGGCCTGTGCCGGGACCGTGCCGTCATGCCGCCGCCTCCCGCCCCGTCAGCCGACACGGACCTGCGGCGCGCCGCTCTGGTCGCGCGCGACCTCGACCTCGTGCCGGCGGTCGCCGATCATCACGCTGGCGCGGAAACCCGGCCAGTGCGAGGGCAGGGCGGGCGCGACCTCCAGCCGTTCGCCGTCGCGGATGCGCAGGCCCAGGATATGCTCGACCGCGACGCGGTGCAGCCAGCCGGCCGAACCGGTATACCAGGTCCAGCCGGCGCGGCCGGTCTTTTCCTCGGCGCCGTAGACATCGGCGGCGACGACATAGGGCTCGCCGCGATAGACCCGCAGGGTCGCGGCGTCGCTGGCATGGCTGATCGGGTTGAGCAGCCGGAACACCCGCCAGGCGTCGTCGGCGCGGCCCGCCATGCACAGCGCCTGCACCATCCAGATCGCGGCATGGGTGTATTGCCCGCCGTTCTCGCGCACGCCGGGCGGGTAGCCCTTGATATAGCCGGGGTCCTGCGGCGCATCGGCAAAGGGCGGGGTGAACAGCCGCAGCAGCATGCCCTCCTCGTCCAGCAGGTGTTCCAGCGCCGCGTCCAGCGCCGGGTTGCGGCGGTCCTTGCGGCCGGCGCCCGAAATCACCGACCAGCTTTGCGCGATGGAATCGATGCGGCATTCCTGCGACGAGGCCGAGCCCAGCGGCGTGCCGTCGTCATAGAGGCCGCGCAGATACCAGCTGCCGTCCCAGCCGTGACGGTCCAGCGCGCGGGACAGCTTGGCGGCATGGCCGCGCCAGCGTTTCGCGCGCTCCTCCTCGCCCCGCGCCTCGGCCAGGGGCGCCATCATGGCGATGGTCTGGGCCAGGAACCAGCCCATCCAGACGGACTGGCCGCGCCCGGCCGCGCCCACCCGGTTCATGCCGTCGTTCCAGTCGCCGCCCAGGAACAGCGGCAGGCCCTGTTCGCCGGTGCGGGCGATGGCCAGCTCCAGCGCCAGGGCGGCATGTTCGTAAAGCGGCGCGGTGCGGTCGCTGATCTCGGGCGTGTAGAAGGCGTCGTGCTCGCCCGGTCCCAGCGCGCGGCCCAGGATGAAGGGCAGGGGCTCGTCCAGGATCGCGCGGTCGCCGGTGACCTCGACATAGCGCGCCAGCGCATGGCCCAGCCAGACCACGTCGTCGGCGATCATGGTGCGCACCCCCGCGCCGGTGCCGGGCAGCCACCAGTGCTGCACGTCGCCTTCGGGGAACTGGCGCGAGCCGGCCTCCAGCAGCTGGGCGCGGGCCAGCGCCGGGTCATAGACCAGCATGGCCGAGGTGTCCTGCAACTGGTCGCGGAAGCCATAGGCGCCCGAGGCCTGGTAGAAGGCCGAGCGCGCCCGGATCCGGCAGGCGATGGCCTGATAGGGCAGCCAGCGGTTCACCATCAGGTCGAAGGCCGGGTCGGGGGTCTGGACCTGCAGGCGGCCGAAGATGTGCTGCCAGTGCTCGGTCTGCGCGGTGGCGGCCTGCCGGGCGGTGTCGGCCCGCGCCGGCAGCGGCTCGGCGGCGGCGCCGGAGGCGGCGGCCAGCCGGAAGGTGACGGTGCGGCTTTCGCCCGGCTCGATCTCGATGCGGGTTTCCAGCATCATCACCGGGTCGCCGTCATGGCGGCGCACGAAGCGGTGGCTGAGGGTGGAATCGAACCAGGCCGGCAGGCAGGCGTCGCGGTTGCGGCCCTGCCAGATCAGGCGCGACAGGCAAAGCCCCGTCACCTCGCTGTCCACCGACAGGATCATGCGCTGGCCGGCATAATCGATGGAATAGGGGTTCTCGCATTCCACGGCGCGCGCCTCGGGCAGGTAGCGCAGCTGCAGATAGGGCGCGGTCTTGGCGCGCGAGCCGCCCATCACCGGCTCAAGGAACTGCGCCACGTCCAGCGTCATCCGGCGCGTGCCGCAATTGACCAGCCGCAGCCCGATCACCCGCAGCGCCGCGTCGGGCGTCAGGCTGTGCAGCGCGGTGATCTCCAGCTCGCCCGACCAGGCGGCGAATTCGGAAAAGCCGGCGCCGTGCCGGCATTGGTAAAGCGCCTCGCGCTGGCTTGAGAGCGCCGCATAGGGGGTATGGATCGCGCCGGTGCCGACGTCGCGGATCAGGATGCCTTCGCCCGGCGGGTTGCTGACCGCGTCGTTCGACCAGGGCGTCAGCTGGTGGTCGCGCGAATTGGCCGACCAGGAAAAGCCCGCGCCCTCGGCCGAGATGTGGAAGCCGAAATCGCTGCGGGCGACGACGTTGATCCAGGGATTGGGCGTAGCCTCGCCATGGCGCAGGCGGACAAGGTAATTGCCCTGCGCGTCGAAGCCGCCGGTGCCGTTCCAGAAATGCAGCTCCTCGGCGGGGAAGTCGGGGCGCAGCGCCGGGCGCTGCAGCGGCCGCGACGGCGGGCGGGTGATGCCGCGCCGCAGCTCGGCCGGCTCGAGCCGCTGGATCTGCTCGGCCAGATTGCCGTTCTGGGCATGGATCACCACGCGGGCGACGGCCAGCAGCGTGTCGCGCGTCTCGGGCGACAGCCCGTTGGCATCGACGGCAAAGACCGAGGGACGCGAATGCAGCAGCTGCATGCTGTGGCACAGGTTGTTCAGCGCCTCGTGCAGATGCGCGGCATAGCTCACGCGCTGCTCGTTCAGGATCACCAGATCGCAGTCCAGGCCGCGCATGCGCAGGTATTCCTGCATGCGGATCGCCTGCCGCGCCACCGGCATCAGGTCGGGGTCGTTGATGCGCAGCACCATGATCGGATTGTCGCCCGAGACCGACATCGGCCACAGCGCCGATTGCGAGCCCATCTCGTGGCGCACCTGCGAGCTGAGCGCCTGGTTGGGATAGACCAGCAGCGCGGCATAGCGGCGGAACAGCGCCGCCTCCTCGGGGGTGATGTCGGCGTGATGCAGCTGCACCTGGCTGCGCGTCCAGGCCATCTGGTGTTCGTTTTCATAGGCGGATTCGTCGATCAGCCGGGGATGCGCCTCCTCCAGCGCCTCGCGGCTGGTGGCGGCGACGGTCCAGAAGGTCACCACCGCCTCCTTGCCCGGATCGATGGTCAGCCGCCGGGTCAGCGAGAAGATCGGGTCCAGCGTATAGGTTTCGCCCGCCGCCGCCTGGGCCAGCAGGTCGGGATTGTCCAGCGCCTGGGGCGCGCGGATGCTGCGGCCGCGTCCGACGAACAGCCGCCGGTCGGTGGCCGCGGCATCGGCCACGCCCGCCCCCGCACTCATGTGCATCAGGTGGCGGTCGGGGTCCTGCGGGTTGCGCTTGTTGCGGCGGGCGAAGATGCGGCCGCGCTCGGGCTGGGCCTCGGTGGCGACGAACATGCGCGAGAAGGCGGTATGGGCGCGGTCGGCCTCGTTCAGGTCCAGCACGATCTCGCCATAGCTGGTCAGCTCGATCTGCCGCGGCCGGTCCGAGGTGTTGCGCAGCTTGACCCGCGCGCCGCGGGCGTCCAGGTCGTCGGACAGGATCACCTCGGTCTCGCAATGGATGCCCTCGCCGCTGGCGACGAAATTCGCCTTGTAGTCGAACAGCCGGGCGGAATAGGCGATGCCGGGATCGAAGCCCGGCGCCGCCGTCGCCGACCACCAGCGCCCCGAGCCGACGTCGCGGATGAACAGGAATTCTCCCCAGACGTCCGCCGCCGGGTCGGGCCGCCAGCGGGTGATGGCCGCGCCCTCCATGCGCAGCCGTCCGGCGCCGCTGGCGTCGAGCAGCATCGACAGCCGCCCGTTCGACATGATCGCGACGGTATGGGGCGCCGATGCGGCATCCGCCACCTCGACGATCTCGGTCTGGCCCAGCTCCGAGGGGCCGGGCAGCCGGCGGCGCAGCGTCTCGCGCAGCAGCGGCGAGACCTCGCGCGGGGTCTTTTGCTGCAAGAGCGTCGAGACGCTTTCGATCACCGGATCGGCGTTGAAGCGGACGCGGTGCAGCCCGTCCATCAGGCAATTGGCAATGGCGATCAGGCTCATGCCCTGGTGATGCGCCATCACGCTGCGCACCACCGCGCATTTGCGGCCCTGCAGCAGGCGCGAGGGGGTGAAGTCCACCGCATCGAAAAAGCCGTATTCGCCGCGCGCGCCAAGGGTCGCCAGCCGGCGCAGGTTGCGCAGCGCGCTGCGCGGGCGGAAGGTGGCGGCGATGAAGCTGGCATAGGGCGCCACCACCTGATCGTCGCGCAGCCAGCGCCGCAGCGCCAGTTCCGGCACGCCGAAGGCGTAATACTGATAGTTCATCTGGGCGTCGCGGGCGTTGTAGGCGCTTTCCGACACGCCCCAGGGCCGGCCGGCGCGCCAGCCGTCGCGGATCTGCGCCTCGACCGCCACGTCGCAGGAGCTGTAGAGGATCGAGCCGGGCGGCT
It includes:
- a CDS encoding Lrp/AsnC family transcriptional regulator, which encodes MSEASAPRPLDATDLRILRALSRDGRLSNSQLAETVGLSPSPCWQRTRRLEAEGVIKGYAAILDQSRLGAAETVIIEITLERHDDKGLEEFGRAMAAIPEVQEVWLTTGAYDYLLKVAVSGTRGYEEFLRRKLYRVPGIRHARSIFTLRCLKERGSILPLLAEAE
- a CDS encoding GH36-type glycosyl hydrolase domain-containing protein, translating into MQPDGGGAGAQDGGRAGRTAASVFEAAGRAVLRQGRLQAASFDPRAARFELAQAARDQRALYQAALKADAESEHITTATRWLLDNYHTIAETYRHLTRDLSPAFLRSLPRGRFQPVAEPIPRVLALAWDYVAMTDGDLRERSFADFIAGAQQVDWLTIGELWSLPSMLRYALLLRMLRLSEETEHARRGRREANAAMDRLMAQDEPGPADFDLVVPGPALRNPAFVAQAIYRIHTGLDRTHAITEQLARRLEARGTTAEQVMASEQTRQTENNVTAAHIIRALKRLDEINWREWFEATSRTEAILREDPDHERLAPQTRNAIRNRIEMIARHSALAEPEVAERALAAAARRGIPVSVVLLGDDAPHFEADCGYRPVWRERLARLARRHGILSLILPLAMLVTAAFGLALAYVSAQTGGFLAATLIVLSLPAFLDASLALLRFVASRVIPPAQLPAYGFKDGIPPDHATLVAIPCLLSGFDTIDDLLSNLEVHYLANPDPALSFALLTDFTDAPEETAPRDAELLAYARRGIAALSEKYAHTGRRFYLLHRRRQWNEAEGVWMGWERKRGKLVELNALLRGSADTSFVDTGPRPPEGIRYVVTLDADTRMPRDTVRMLVGMMAHPVNRPVYDPALRRIARGHGLIQPRVTSLLKHGSQTSPFQRILSQDKGLDPYVFTVSDLYQDLFDQGTYTGKGIYDVDAFIAAAQDGIRENTVLSHDLIEGAWLRAALATDVNFIEEYPKRFDVDLSRQHRWARGDWQLLPYLLDPRNGLDALARFRIVDNLRRSLLPVLLLLAGLVALVGLPHADAVLWLGVLGLSMCLSQLLGWLMGLMPRQSGVAPLRHMLVIGNELIDQLMAFMMRLTLLPQMAWSMVDATVRSLCRVYLSRRHLLEWTTTDAVASRRHETPTGYLALMRGGLALGLGFIALVAALRPDNLAPALAIGVLWLGAPLIAWVSARPIEREGARPLTGEERLEWRAEARLIWRFFETFVDERTHHLPPDNHQDDPQPKLAERTSPTNIGLYLLSTVSAHEFRWITLGEALDRIEATLSTIERLERHHGHLYNWYATDTLEPLGTRYISAVDSGNLAGHLITLSSTLKEWARNPALYLLPELSGAVDILSLMRRLHAAIPRERRSLNPLRNRIEERIAGLWRSMATGDAPHLAPLHVQGHARAAANLQVLIQGLVTEVPTDATRELDWWASRLVRTCDEMESLGRIDPEEVAVAARRMAALAERARAFAFQMDFGFLYDPERQLLAIGYNCAEGTLDQSFYDLLASEARLASLFAIAKGDLPTEHWNRLGRPMTAMAYGSTLVSWSGSMFEYLMAPLIMDEPPGSILYSSCDVAVEAQIRDGWRAGRPWGVSESAYNARDAQMNYQYYAFGVPELALRRWLRDDQVVAPYASFIAATFRPRSALRNLRRLATLGARGEYGFFDAVDFTPSRLLQGRKCAVVRSVMAHHQGMSLIAIANCLMDGLHRVRFNADPVIESVSTLLQQKTPREVSPLLRETLRRRLPGPSELGQTEIVEVADAASAPHTVAIMSNGRLSMLLDASGAGRLRMEGAAITRWRPDPAADVWGEFLFIRDVGSGRWWSATAAPGFDPGIAYSARLFDYKANFVASGEGIHCETEVILSDDLDARGARVKLRNTSDRPRQIELTSYGEIVLDLNEADRAHTAFSRMFVATEAQPERGRIFARRNKRNPQDPDRHLMHMSAGAGVADAAATDRRLFVGRGRSIRAPQALDNPDLLAQAAAGETYTLDPIFSLTRRLTIDPGKEAVVTFWTVAATSREALEEAHPRLIDESAYENEHQMAWTRSQVQLHHADITPEEAALFRRYAALLVYPNQALSSQVRHEMGSQSALWPMSVSGDNPIMVLRINDPDLMPVARQAIRMQEYLRMRGLDCDLVILNEQRVSYAAHLHEALNNLCHSMQLLHSRPSVFAVDANGLSPETRDTLLAVARVVIHAQNGNLAEQIQRLEPAELRRGITRPPSRPLQRPALRPDFPAEELHFWNGTGGFDAQGNYLVRLRHGEATPNPWINVVARSDFGFHISAEGAGFSWSANSRDHQLTPWSNDAVSNPPGEGILIRDVGTGAIHTPYAALSSQREALYQCRHGAGFSEFAAWSGELEITALHSLTPDAALRVIGLRLVNCGTRRMTLDVAQFLEPVMGGSRAKTAPYLQLRYLPEARAVECENPYSIDYAGQRMILSVDSEVTGLCLSRLIWQGRNRDACLPAWFDSTLSHRFVRRHDGDPVMMLETRIEIEPGESRTVTFRLAAASGAAAEPLPARADTARQAATAQTEHWQHIFGRLQVQTPDPAFDLMVNRWLPYQAIACRIRARSAFYQASGAYGFRDQLQDTSAMLVYDPALARAQLLEAGSRQFPEGDVQHWWLPGTGAGVRTMIADDVVWLGHALARYVEVTGDRAILDEPLPFILGRALGPGEHDAFYTPEISDRTAPLYEHAALALELAIARTGEQGLPLFLGGDWNDGMNRVGAAGRGQSVWMGWFLAQTIAMMAPLAEARGEEERAKRWRGHAAKLSRALDRHGWDGSWYLRGLYDDGTPLGSASSQECRIDSIAQSWSVISGAGRKDRRNPALDAALEHLLDEEGMLLRLFTPPFADAPQDPGYIKGYPPGVRENGGQYTHAAIWMVQALCMAGRADDAWRVFRLLNPISHASDAATLRVYRGEPYVVAADVYGAEEKTGRAGWTWYTGSAGWLHRVAVEHILGLRIRDGERLEVAPALPSHWPGFRASVMIGDRRHEVEVARDQSGAPQVRVG